Proteins from a single region of Acidimicrobiia bacterium:
- a CDS encoding LuxR C-terminal-related transcriptional regulator produces the protein MASDLGDGRAAFDRGAWGEAFERLSAADGQDALAADDLERLATAAVLTGRRAESEAAWERAHHEWTRQGDVARSAACAFWLAFRLLNLGEIPRGGGWVERAQRQLDESGLECVEHGYLRYCIGLRCVLEGDAAGAHAAFARASKIGARYGSTELITLARVGEGRCLIYLGEVVEGVTLLDEAVVSVNAREISPIAVGDVYCTVIDGCSELFDVRRATDWTALLDDWCESQPELVLYRGECLVHRAEILRLRGHWLDALAEATRVPARLAEPAGPVVLANAHYLIGEVHRVRGAFDEAEAAYREASLYGRDPQPGLAQLRLAQGQRDAAAAAIRRALDQSEDPVSRARLLPPYVEIALAGSDFDEARIAADGLGQIADELGSPYLRACAAQATGAVRLADGDERGALVALRQAADAWRDLEAPFELASTRTSLALACRAMGDEDGATLEFDAARTTFERLGAKPSLARLDELSGQPTSRPDGLTPREIEVLGLVAAGETNRGIATKLVISERTVDSHVRSIFMKVGVSTRAAATAYAYERGIV, from the coding sequence GTGGCAAGCGACCTCGGGGACGGTCGGGCTGCGTTCGACCGTGGGGCCTGGGGCGAGGCGTTCGAGCGGCTCTCGGCGGCAGACGGCCAGGACGCGCTGGCTGCCGACGACCTCGAGCGCCTGGCGACCGCAGCCGTCCTGACCGGCCGGCGCGCCGAGAGCGAGGCAGCCTGGGAGCGGGCTCACCACGAATGGACACGCCAGGGCGACGTCGCGCGCTCCGCAGCCTGCGCGTTCTGGCTCGCGTTCAGGCTCCTCAACCTGGGCGAGATTCCACGTGGCGGTGGTTGGGTGGAGCGGGCGCAGCGCCAGCTCGACGAGAGTGGCCTCGAATGTGTCGAGCACGGGTACCTGCGGTACTGCATCGGCCTGCGCTGCGTGCTCGAAGGTGACGCCGCCGGTGCGCACGCGGCGTTCGCGCGGGCATCGAAGATCGGCGCGCGGTACGGCTCGACCGAGCTGATCACGCTGGCGCGGGTGGGCGAAGGTCGCTGTCTCATCTACCTCGGTGAGGTGGTGGAGGGCGTCACGCTGCTCGACGAAGCGGTGGTCTCCGTCAACGCACGGGAGATCTCGCCGATCGCGGTGGGCGACGTCTACTGCACGGTGATCGACGGGTGCTCAGAGCTCTTCGATGTCCGCCGCGCCACCGACTGGACGGCGTTGCTCGACGACTGGTGCGAGTCACAACCCGAGCTTGTGCTCTACCGAGGCGAGTGCCTCGTGCACCGGGCCGAGATCTTGCGGCTCCGCGGTCACTGGTTGGACGCGCTCGCAGAGGCCACGCGCGTGCCCGCGCGGCTCGCGGAGCCCGCCGGCCCAGTGGTGCTGGCCAACGCGCACTACCTGATCGGCGAGGTGCACCGCGTGCGTGGCGCGTTCGACGAGGCCGAGGCGGCGTACCGGGAGGCGAGCCTGTACGGGCGCGACCCGCAGCCCGGGCTCGCGCAGCTGCGCCTCGCGCAGGGTCAGCGCGACGCCGCTGCCGCCGCGATCCGGCGCGCGCTCGACCAGTCGGAGGATCCGGTCTCGCGGGCGCGGCTCCTGCCGCCTTACGTCGAGATCGCCCTGGCCGGATCCGACTTCGACGAGGCGCGCATCGCGGCCGACGGGCTCGGTCAGATCGCCGACGAGCTCGGATCGCCGTATCTGCGGGCCTGCGCCGCGCAGGCGACCGGCGCGGTGCGGCTGGCCGACGGCGACGAGCGCGGCGCCCTCGTCGCATTGCGCCAGGCCGCGGATGCATGGCGAGATCTCGAGGCCCCGTTCGAGCTCGCGAGCACACGCACCTCCCTGGCGCTGGCGTGCCGGGCGATGGGTGACGAAGACGGCGCCACGCTCGAGTTCGACGCTGCCCGCACCACGTTCGAGCGCCTCGGCGCGAAGCCCTCGCTCGCGCGCCTCGACGAGCTCTCAGGCCAGCCCACGTCGCGGCCCGACGGGCTCACGCCACGCGAGATCGAAGTGCTCGGCCTGGTCGCGGCGGGCGAGACCAACCGTGGGATCGCGACGAAGCTCGTGATCAGCGAGCGGACCGTCGACAGCCACGTGCGCAGCATCTTCATGAAGGTGGGTGTGTCGACCCGGGCGGCTGCGACCGCGTACGCGTACGAGCGCGGGATCGTGTAG